The Planifilum fimeticola nucleotide sequence CAGGTGATCCTGCGGTACCAAATCTTCGATATTGACCAATTCAATACTGCCTTGCCGATGGGAGTGGGTTTGAAACATACCATCCCGTCCTTATCCTTTTTGTGTTATCTTCTGATTTCGACAAAAAAAGACTGCTGACCTGCTACCTTTGTCAGCAGTCTCACGCCACCTAAAGGGTGGCGGGGGATATCTGCAGGTCCGGGAGAGAGCGTTTTTCCGCCTCCGCTTACGCCTCCCGCACCGGTTTTTCATCGATCCTTTTCCGCGGCCTCCTCAAACCCCCCATCAAAGGCTTCGGCATCGTAGGTCGATGCCGCTTCCTTGAGGGCGTAGGACGCCGTTTCCCAGGCCTCCCATTCGTGGCGGCCGGGCACGCGGAAATCCTCCGTGGAAGCCAGGCGACGGGCGCGGCGCGCTTCCTGCTCCAGCCGGTGGGCCAGCTGATTGAACCGGGCCCGAACGTTCTTTTCCAGGGAACCGTTCGACTGTTCCCGGCAGTACCACAGGCAATTGGGACACATCACCCACATCAGTTCCCCATCCACGTAGACGTCGGCAAACAGGGCGCCGGGATAAAAATGATCCGTCACTTGGCAAAAATCGCAGTTCATTTCCTTGCGGCCCGTCATCAATCCCAGTTTGAGGCTCACCTTCTGCCGGGCGCCCTCTTCCTCCACCTCTTTTTTTCTGAGGCGCTCCACGATCTGAAAGAATCGCCCGATCCACTCCTTCGCCTTCTCGTCCAGTTTCTCGTTCCACTTCGCGTTTTTGAGGCCGTTTAACCAATCGGAAAAGAGCTCCTTCGCCCGATTCCTCCACGGCTCCTCTTTTTCTTCCTCTTGATCCGCCGAAAGGACGGTCAACGACGTCGATCCCTTCACTTCCCAATCCTGCAAAGGTTCGGGATTCGGGTCCTCCGTCGGTTCATCTCCCAACTTCTCCATTTCCTCATGGGGAATCAACCACTGATCCCCCTTTTGCACACCCTGAATCGTTCCCTCAAAAATGCGGCGCTTCAGGTCGTCGATACTCACCTTCCTCGCCTTGGCCACTTCCTCCAGGGTATAAAGCATCTCCACCCGGTCGGACACGCCGATTGGATCCTTTTCCGGAGAGGAAGCCAACAGACCCCGCTCCTTTCCTGTCTGTATCCCAATTTGGATTATTGTTTTCTTTACACCATCCCTTCGCCAATTCCTTCGTCATTTACAAAATAAGGCAAAAGAATTACCTTTTCGACAGAATCCACCTTGAAAGGCATGCCTGTCCCCTTCTTCTATCCGTCCTCTTCAAAGCTCCTCAGCTTCCGCCACAGGGTGGTTCGACTGACCCCCAGTTTCCTCGCCGCCATCGCCTTGTTCCCGCCGGCTTCCCGCAGCGCCCTCATGATGTTGGCCCGTTCCGCCTTTTTCAGCTCATCCGACAAACGGGACGAAGCCTTACTCGGTCCAAACCCGCCCGAATCGCTCTCAACCAACTCCTCAAGCAACTCCCGGAACAAATGCGGGAAGTTCTCCCCTGCGTGTTGATAAAGGACGGCGATCCGGTGGACAACGTTTTCCAACTCCCGAACATTCCCTTTCCAGGAATATCCGGAAAGAAAACGGGTCAATTCACGGGCGATCTTCCTGCTCTCGGACGTTGCGATTCCCTGCCGCTTCAACAAGGACTCTGTGATCAGGGGAATATCTTCCCTCCGCTCCCGCAATGGAGGAAGGTGAAGAAACAGCATGTTGAGCCGGTAATACAAATCCTCGCGAAAAAACCCCTCTTCGACCAACCCGCGCAAATCCTTGTTGGTGGCCGCGATAATGCGAACATCGACAGGAATGATCGAATCCCCTCCGATTCGCATGATCTCCCTCTCCTGCAGCGCCCGAAGCAATCGGGCCTGCAGGTTGGGAGAGAGTTCCCCGATCTCGTCCAAAAACAGCGTCCCGCGATGGGCCAGCTCAAACAGCCCCCGCTTCCCGCCCTTTTTGGCCCCGGTAAAGGCCCCATCCTCATAACCGAACAATTCGCTCTCCAGCAGGGACTCCGGCAAAGCGCTGCAATTGACGGCGACAAAGGGCTGATTCCTTCTGTCGCTGTGATTGTGAATGCTTTGGGCGATCAATTCCTTGCCGGTACCCGTCTCTCCCTGAATCAGCACCGTGGCGTCCGCCTCGGCGTAGATCTGGGCCCTTCGCAACCAGTGTTTCATCACCTTGGACCGGTGAATGATATCCGAAAACCGGTATTTGGCCACCAGTCCCTTGCGATGCAGTTCCCGGCGGATTTTTGTCTCCGCATCGCTCACTTTGGAGG carries:
- a CDS encoding helix-turn-helix domain-containing protein, producing MASSPEKDPIGVSDRVEMLYTLEEVAKARKVSIDDLKRRIFEGTIQGVQKGDQWLIPHEEMEKLGDEPTEDPNPEPLQDWEVKGSTSLTVLSADQEEEKEEPWRNRAKELFSDWLNGLKNAKWNEKLDEKAKEWIGRFFQIVERLRKKEVEEEGARQKVSLKLGLMTGRKEMNCDFCQVTDHFYPGALFADVYVDGELMWVMCPNCLWYCREQSNGSLEKNVRARFNQLAHRLEQEARRARRLASTEDFRVPGRHEWEAWETASYALKEAASTYDAEAFDGGFEEAAEKDR
- a CDS encoding sigma 54-interacting transcriptional regulator: MAHPVYFLSYPYLTDVVRSVIREREYPFSIGIKELKIGDPVTVVEQLDRDESVQVIITVRGHARFVSGLKRTAAILLDVSGDDLLHAFRQVKPETKEIVMMRYGRIFEEYTSFDHLFPFRIHHDTYRDEREAVQKIKGWLEKGIRTFVGTSAVCNEARRLGAQAIFLYSKKSIAKAFERAAGIIQLARKDREKLERINAIIQNASNAILAVDPQGRVERLNRHALRLLGKTERELCGQPIRSFLPDLAWEHLLSEGESVENALTQVDGTHLILNMVPIRVDGQNLGGVITFQETSKVSDAETKIRRELHRKGLVAKYRFSDIIHRSKVMKHWLRRAQIYAEADATVLIQGETGTGKELIAQSIHNHSDRRNQPFVAVNCSALPESLLESELFGYEDGAFTGAKKGGKRGLFELAHRGTLFLDEIGELSPNLQARLLRALQEREIMRIGGDSIIPVDVRIIAATNKDLRGLVEEGFFREDLYYRLNMLFLHLPPLRERREDIPLITESLLKRQGIATSESRKIARELTRFLSGYSWKGNVRELENVVHRIAVLYQHAGENFPHLFRELLEELVESDSGGFGPSKASSRLSDELKKAERANIMRALREAGGNKAMAARKLGVSRTTLWRKLRSFEEDG